DNA from Triticum aestivum cultivar Chinese Spring chromosome 7D, IWGSC CS RefSeq v2.1, whole genome shotgun sequence:
GAGCAAAGTAGAATAGCACTGTACAAAACAGTGCAATGGGTAATGTCTGTAAAAAGGGCATCAAGAAAAATACAAGCAACTTACAATGGAAAATGTATTTTGAAACGGACATGTTGGTCTCCGAAATATCCTGCCTGGTTTGGTAATTCCAATCCTGATAACATTACTATCGTTAGCACTTGACCATAAGCAAACTGCCGACTTAAATTAGTTTATTTGCATAACCTACCTTTCCCCCTTAAAACGACAACTTGCCCTGGTTGAACTCCTTTGGGTATCTGAAAAataaataacaacaaatgtgaacTAAACTAACAAATAGAGGGGGGAGAGATATTCTCTAGAACTTAAAAGCATGCCCACTCAACAAATAGATGGCTACATGCTTCTCAAAAGAAATATTTAGCCATGCCAGACCCAGATGTTCTAACTAGAAACGGTCCACTCTAGAAGCATTAAAATAACAACAGGGAGGTTAAGTGCCTAATTAAGCTATGAAAAATACAAGATATTATGATAACGGAAGTTTGAAGTGCTTTTGACATTTTCTCAGTAGGAATACATGTATGTCTTTTTCCCACCAGGTATTGTTACCTTAATTTCTGTTTTACCATCTAAAGTGGGCACTTCGATTTTTCCACCAAGCATTGCCTACACAAGAAAGGTAAATGATCAGCAAAAACCCAACACCAAGGCACCAATTAACAACAGAAACTCAAATGTCCACATGCACCAACAAATGCACATTAATACAAGACTACCACATCAAAACTTTGACAGCTAATAGTCATGAACTAATGATAGTGATGTCTCCCAATTCCAAAACCTAACAAACTATCATTTCTTATTCCTCCACCTCTCTAGGTTCATCTGTGCAGCATTTCTCAAAGGTCCAAAACGAATATCATGAATTGTTTTGCTGAACAGACCAAATTTGTCCTGAATTAGAAATTAGAATAAATTATATGAACTAATCTTGGCATAAGCTGTAAGCTACAGATGGAAATAAAGTCACACGACAGAAGTAGGAAAGCAGTTCCTGAGAAATGGGATAATTCTTCAAAAGCTTGCTCTACAAAGGAGCAAAATAGTAGGACAGCAGTACAAAAGAAGTTCCTGAAAGATATTTGCTACTACCTGTGTGAAGCTTATCTTTTTGTCCACATGTACATCAGCACCATCTCGAACAAATACTGGATCACTTGCTACCTATGATATACATGGTTCATGGAAGAATTAAAAGCTGGATTGCTTGATATAAAAGAGCTGGTAGAGCAGAATCATTCTACGAGGTTATGACAGCGGAGGCTAATAGCCCCCCAGGCAGCACAACTGTTGTACAGATAGTTTTAATTCATTGGTACATACACCAAACCAACTACTCCCTCACAAAacggtcttatattagtttacagagggagtacttgttagTTGTGACTTGTGAGAACAAAACCATACCTTATAGAGAGGCATGCCAAGTTCAGTAGCATCAAACATGCATAAAGATGAGGAATCACACAATGCAAAGGAAATTCATTATACTGGTCACAAATGCCTCAACATTCATATGATTGGATAAACTATAAGCAGCTGGAGCTTATGGAGGTACCTTTTCTTTGATAAAGGACATTTTCAGTCAATCAATATATCAAGATGATACAACAGCCAACACGCCCAATATGACCCAAAAAAATATACtacctctgttcccaaatataagtctttctatatATTTCAACAattgactacatacgaaacaaaatgagtgaatctacactttaaaatatgtctacatacatccgtttgttgtagtccatttgaaatgtctaaaaagacatatatttaggaacggagggagtatcattttaCAGCAAAATATATAATGCAAGCCTAAGATGGGGTAGGTCACCGATCTTAAGTAAAAGCCCTAGTGCTGCACATTGAAGCACCAGGCACACCTAGCACTATTAGCATCGAAGACAGCTAACTAGTGAGATATCAACCGGTACTATTTGTGGCTCCCCAAGAGAAACCCTGTAAAAGTGGTTCGATTGAATGCTGAAATTCAACACTCTCTACACAGGTACACCTACTGTTCATCTCAGCCAACACATACTTTCTGATGTTACAGTTCAATGGGAAAATATTATGTCTTAATATCTTTAAATAAACAAAGGTAGCATAACTACAGTTCACAAATTCAATTAATTAAAAACCAATATGGTTCCAAATAGGTCAGAATGTCAAATGTCACGAAACAATTTCATACAAAATCGGATTTGCTTCTAGAACCCTTATTTTTTTTCATTCCAGATTGGCACTTTCAGTAGTAAGTAATTAAGTATATCTGAACGATTAACTAAAATGCAGAAACATGTGAAGTTGTGAACCACTGAACCTCAGTATTACAGAACAAATAAGTGGATATACGAAATAAAGAATTAAAAGTATGACAATATTCTCACTCGAAGTTTAATGTATAGACTTCCAGGTATGGCTCCACGTCCACCGCTATTTCCAGCCTCCCGTACATGAATTGTATCACCAGAATCAACTCCTACAAAAACAAATCTTTGGTAAAGTCAAGAGAAAAACAACATCCACGGTCTAACAAAAAATTAAGTGAAAGAAACATGCAGTGGCTGCAAACAACTATGAAGCAGTATCCTTCTTACTGACAAAAAATAAAACCTAGGAACTAGGACAGCTACCAGCCTACAAAAGTTAACATGTTTGACGTTTCACATGTCTCATGAATAAGCTTATACGCGCAAAGAAATGTACGAACCAACTATGCAAGTCAAGTTTCAGGAAGAACTAATGCGCGAACAACATATATGAGCATACTATAGTGATGCAGCAGGATTTTTGGCATGTAATTGTTTTATCCCTAACTTCTGTGTATTAAACATGGTAGAAATATCAAGAATATAGCATGTGATAGATCCGCCTCCAAAGGACATAACTCCAGGATGGTCTAAAATTATAACATTTTGGCAATTGTATTAGAACGTAAGACAGGCTCTAGAGCAAGCAACTCAGAAATAATCCAACGATATAATCATATGAAGGCATTTCTGTGAAAGAAGCTGGTTGGCAGAAGACAATTGAACTATTGAAGCTTAGCTGCACAGCACCTGCTGGAATGATCACGTTTGCATATTTCATACCATCTACCACCCCTGCACCTTTGCATGTTAGGCAATGATCCTGTGAAAATCGTCATGCATGAGATAGATTTAAAAAATCTGACAAACTTTACATGTTACTCAATACCTTAATCACTTTCCCGAAGCCTCTGCAAGTAGTACAAATGGATGTGAACGGATACATACTAACCTGCACAAACCACCGGTGCAGAGCTTACAAACAATACCCTTCAAtgatatttgcaaaaaaaaacataaaaacaaatactTACTTTTCCTGCACCTTTACAAGAAGGGCAAACATATTTTCTTGCATTGGCCAAGTATCCTCTCCCATCTACATTCGAACATATATGAGGAGTTTTTCTCACAAAAAGAAAGCAAGATAAGCATGGGATAAATTAGGACAGTAACTACTACATAAGAGTAAGATTGCAGCTTTAAGTCAAACATTTATTGCCATTTTAATATTATGTGATTGTAATGTTACATAATCAAGCAAGTTATCACCAACGTTAGTGTTATAAGTCCAATCTATGTCCAATAAAAAGATCTACTGGCATGCAGATTACATCACACCCACAGTAACCACATATGTTATTTTCCACACTAGGAAATGGTTTGAAATTGACTACTGCTGAAAATTGAAGTATTAATTTGCATACCTCCGTAATAGTATTCAAACGGGAGAACAGAAAACACAAACACAGACCTACCTATCTTGCAGTTCATTTAACCTATCAGCTATTCATTTAGATACAACTGACATCTAGACATGCTTTGGAAAGAGTAATGGGGGAGATGAAACCATGATACCAATGGATGATGATATTATCTAGTCTATATCATGTGACATCGAACTGAATGCAAACCAGGACAACCTAATGGAATCTGACCTTCATTGATTAAGCTAAAGAAAAAACCAAGTGAATTACAGTAGCTCAATACTATGTGCCTACAACAGACTACCCAGATAAAAAAGCCAGAGAGAAACAAATAAGTTCAGGAAAATGTCAAAATATAATAGAAGAAACTTCACATTTAACTCTGCTGGCAAATTTATTTCCGCATAAATGTCTAGATGTCTACAAAATTACTACAAGCGATAGGTGTAATATAAATAAGAATAGCAATATCTCTAAATGTGTACTAACCACATGAGTAGCAAAGATTCTTTGCACTGAAGGGAACTTCCTTCGTACATCCTTTAGCAGCTTCGCCAAAAGACAGATTCAGCTCTATCTACTTAAGTCAAGAGATAAGATTAGTTCATGACTAAAGGTGGTGTTACTTAGACATGCaagaagaagaatctgaagaaTGAACCTCAATGTCACTGGCATGTACATCCACATCATGCTGGAAAACCTGAAAACAAAGAGAATTAATGGTACTCCCATGTGAAACGTTGAAGTATAATTAAAAGGGAAAGGTATGAATTACCTCTGAGAATACTTTGTAAAACTGATTAGAAAAAGGACCATCATTTTCTCTGTAGAATTCTGCAAAAGGGTCGTCGTTCTGTTTGTTGAATCTTGAAAATGGATCTTGATAGGATCCATCAAACTCCCCCCTACCCCTTGTGGAATTTGCAGCTGACCCTCCAGAAAATAGCTGCAGTATTACAGCATAACATAAACTTAATGTGTACAGGAACTCACAGACTTCAAATTGTAAATTCAAAGAGCTTGAGAAGTAATGAACTGGGCCATTTACTTTCATAGTAGATAACAGAAATTGGAATGTTGCTGCtccataaataaaatataaaactaccactaaaaaaatcatgaaagagAGAGGATAAAGTGCTAACAGCAGGTTGCAACTTATTACCATATCATATTGCTGTCTCTTTGAAGGATCCCGAAGAGTCTAGAGGCCAACAAAACAAACATATGGCACTGTTAATTTAGGCATAATAATCAACATCAAAGCTAAAGACATGGTGGTAACTTACTTGCCTCGTATGCGTCTCTTACTTCCTGAAACATCCTTTTCGCAGCAGTATTTCCTCTATTTGTGTCTGGATGGTACTTCTTTGCAAGCTACAGAAAAATTGTTTTGAGCTTTAGAATCAGAAAACTGTACGTATTTCAACCTAGTAGCCATATCGTGGGAATGCCTCTTAAAGTATATTTTTACTTCCAAATACGGGTCAATCTACTTAACAATGATTTCTGTGTTGCCTGAGTTGTAATAGGACTAGCTGCTATTTTGGTGTTGCTAGGTTTTCGCCCCAGAGTAGTCGTTCTGATGTCGGGTGGCTACGGTGGGTTCTAGTAATGCTTTGGACTCGCTTCTCTCCTTTCTCTCCTCCTGTAAGTCTTTGAACTGATGTATTTCCGTTCTTCTTAATGGGAAGGGGGGTAGCCAGGTTCAAAATAAAAAACTTAACAATGATTAAAAGATCAATTTTCTCCATTTAATCCATCAATGTAAACCTAACTGCCGAGTTTACTGTTCAGTAAATCTAGTTCATCTTATCTGAATCCCAGGTTGGTCCCAATCGCTATATATTTGTAGAAGAGAAAAAATGGTTTACGGTTGCTGCATAGATTGTTGGCATTGTCAACaaaatatattccaaaacaattcatAATAATACTTCACACAAATAGGTGCAAACTCAGAGAAATACTGTCATTTGTTTGAAGTTAGCAGCATCACACATGATTGAATGATAGAAAGTGGATGAGACTACCGCTTGATATATAGATATTTACTAAGTGGCATGGCCATGTTAAACAAATAGTGAGCTAGCCTAGTCAGGTTTCAATATTTGCTGAACTGGGATAAGATACTCACAGATTGAAAAGCCTTTTTTATGTCATCTTGTGAGGCATCTTTAGTGACACCAAGAATCTTGTAATAGTCCTTCTCCATCGAATAACGTTGACCTTAAAGATGCACCCACAAAAGATTAATAGTGTATGCGTTCGCCACAATATGAGGATAAAAATAGGATATTGCCATATTAAGTTCAATTCATGGAAGAACAGAAAACCAACCTGTAGAATGAAAGAACCTGCTCGGTCCAGAGGATGTAAACGTTGATGGACCAAAGCACCTATCAGCAACATGTGTGCCACTAGAGCTGCAAGCTGTGCGCATTCTCCACGAAAACAAATGGCACAAGGAGATGGGTAAGAATCAAAGAAACTAAATAAGATCAGCAATAATATAAG
Protein-coding regions in this window:
- the LOC123164884 gene encoding chaperone protein dnaJ 1, mitochondrial isoform X2, coding for MGRFGWLRLASRSLARRSGEASAQRSAWIRPSTPCSSSGTHVADRCFGPSTFTSSGPSRFFHSTGQRYSMEKDYYKILGVTKDASQDDIKKAFQSLAKKYHPDTNRGNTAAKRMFQEVRDAYETLRDPSKRQQYDMLFSGGSAANSTRGRGEFDGSYQDPFSRFNKQNDDPFAEFYRENDGPFSNQFYKVFSEVFQHDVDVHASDIEIELNLSFGEAAKGCTKEVPFSAKNLCYSCDGRGYLANARKYVCPSCKGAGKVSMYPFTSICTTCRGFGKVIKDHCLTCKGAGVVDGMKYANVIIPAGVDSGDTIHVREAGNSGGRGAIPGSLYIKLRVASDPVFVRDGADVHVDKKISFTQAMLGGKIEVPTLDGKTEIKIPKGVQPGQVVVLRGKGLELPNQAGYFGDQHVRFKIHFPLKVNERQRALLEDFAAEEATKEQSFFATGNWLYEQLSTG
- the LOC123164884 gene encoding chaperone protein dnaJ 1, mitochondrial isoform X1; the protein is MGRFGWLRLASRSLARRSGEASAQRSAWIRPSTPCSSSGTHVADRCFGPSTFTSSGPSRFFHSTGQRYSMEKDYYKILGVTKDASQDDIKKAFQSLAKKYHPDTNRGNTAAKRMFQEVRDAYETLRDPSKRQQYDMLFSGGSAANSTRGRGEFDGSYQDPFSRFNKQNDDPFAEFYRENDGPFSNQFYKVFSEVFQHDVDVHASDIEIELNLSFGEAAKGCTKEVPFSAKNLCYSCDGRGYLANARKYVCPSCKGAGKVSMYPFTSICTTCRGFGKVIKDHCLTCKGAGVVDGMKYANVIIPAGVDSGDTIHVREAGNSGGRGAIPGSLYIKLRVASDPVFVRDGADVHVDKKISFTQAMLGGKIEVPTLDGKTEIKIPKGVQPGQVVVLRGKGLELPNQAGYFGDQHVRFKIHFPLKVNERQRALLEDFAAEEATKEQSFFATGNWSELIAENMKSQNFMIGLGFVMLIYLMLSKTLS